One region of Flavobacterium sp. KACC 22763 genomic DNA includes:
- the der gene encoding ribosome biogenesis GTPase Der, whose amino-acid sequence MSNNIVAIVGRPNVGKSTLFNRLIQRREAIVDSVSGVTRDRNYGKSEWNGKEFSVIDTGGYVRGSDDVFEGEIRKQVELAIDEADVIIFVVDVEEGITPMDETVAKLLRKVTKPVLLAVNKVDNAMREKDAIEFYNLGLGDYFTFASISGSGTGDLLDALIEAFPEKPEVEVKEDLPRFAVVGRPNAGKSSFINALIGKDRYIVTDIAGTTRDAIDTKFDRFGFEFNLVDTAGIRRKAKVKEDLEFYSVMRSVRAIEHADICILVIDATRGFEGQDQSIFWLAEKNRKGVVILVNKWDLVEKDTMSTRDYEEKIKKELMPFTDVPILFVSALTKQRLLKALEATVQVYENRKQRIPTSKFNEYMLKVIESYPPPAMKGKYVKIKYCMQLPTQTPQFVFFANLPQYVKEPYKRYLENKIREKWDFAGVPIDIYIREK is encoded by the coding sequence ATGAGTAATAACATTGTTGCGATAGTAGGAAGACCTAATGTGGGGAAATCGACCCTTTTTAATAGGCTGATACAAAGAAGAGAAGCTATTGTAGATTCAGTATCTGGGGTTACCCGTGATAGAAACTATGGTAAAAGCGAGTGGAACGGAAAAGAGTTTTCTGTCATTGATACAGGTGGATATGTGCGTGGAAGCGATGACGTATTTGAAGGTGAAATCCGTAAACAGGTAGAACTTGCTATCGACGAAGCCGATGTTATTATTTTTGTGGTTGATGTTGAAGAAGGAATCACGCCAATGGATGAAACTGTTGCAAAATTACTTCGTAAAGTAACAAAACCAGTTTTATTGGCTGTAAATAAAGTAGATAACGCAATGCGTGAGAAAGATGCAATTGAGTTTTATAATCTTGGTTTAGGAGATTATTTCACATTTGCAAGTATTTCAGGAAGCGGAACAGGAGATTTATTAGATGCGTTAATCGAAGCTTTCCCAGAAAAACCAGAAGTTGAGGTTAAAGAAGATTTACCACGTTTTGCAGTTGTAGGACGTCCGAATGCTGGAAAATCTAGTTTTATCAATGCTTTGATTGGTAAAGATCGTTATATTGTTACTGATATTGCAGGAACAACTCGTGACGCCATTGATACAAAATTTGACCGTTTTGGTTTCGAATTTAATTTGGTTGATACTGCTGGTATTCGCCGTAAAGCAAAAGTAAAAGAAGATTTAGAGTTTTATTCTGTAATGCGTTCTGTACGTGCTATCGAACATGCTGATATTTGTATTTTGGTTATCGATGCAACACGCGGATTTGAAGGTCAAGACCAAAGTATTTTCTGGTTGGCAGAGAAAAACCGTAAAGGTGTGGTAATCTTGGTAAACAAATGGGATTTAGTAGAAAAAGACACCATGTCTACACGTGATTACGAAGAGAAAATCAAAAAAGAATTGATGCCTTTTACAGATGTGCCAATTTTATTCGTTTCTGCTCTAACAAAACAGCGTTTATTGAAAGCGCTTGAAGCAACAGTTCAGGTTTACGAAAATAGAAAACAGAGAATTCCGACTTCAAAATTCAACGAATACATGTTGAAGGTGATTGAATCTTATCCACCGCCAGCAATGAAAGGAAAGTATGTAAAAATTAAATATTGCATGCAATTGCCAACTCAAACACCGCAATTTGTGTTTTTTGCTAATTTGCCACAATACGTTAAAGAACCTTATAAGCGATACTTGGAAAATAAAATTCGTGAGAAATGGGATTTTGCAGGAGTTCCGATCGATATTTATATAAGAGAAAAATAA